Proteins encoded by one window of Mesorhizobium sp. INR15:
- the upp gene encoding uracil phosphoribosyltransferase, with protein MKGVTVVDHPLVQHKLTIMRKKETSTAGFRRLLREISLLLGYEVTRNLELTTTTIETPMETMEAPTLEGKKLVFASVLRAGNGLLEGLLDLVPAARVAHVGLYRDHETLEAVEYFFKAPSDLGDRLVIVVDPMLATANSAIAAIDKLKERGATNIRFLCLLAAPEGIERFTTAHPDVPVFTASIDRQLNEKGYIMPGLGDAGDRMYGTK; from the coding sequence ATGAAGGGTGTCACCGTCGTCGACCATCCGCTTGTCCAGCACAAGCTGACCATCATGCGCAAGAAGGAAACATCGACCGCCGGTTTCCGGCGGCTGCTGCGCGAAATCTCGTTGCTGCTCGGCTACGAGGTCACCCGCAACCTCGAACTGACGACGACCACAATCGAGACGCCGATGGAGACGATGGAAGCGCCGACACTGGAAGGCAAGAAGCTTGTCTTCGCCTCGGTGCTGCGCGCCGGCAATGGCTTGCTCGAAGGCCTGCTCGACCTCGTGCCGGCGGCGCGCGTCGCCCATGTCGGCCTCTACCGCGACCACGAGACACTCGAAGCGGTCGAATATTTCTTCAAGGCGCCGAGCGACCTTGGCGACCGGCTGGTGATCGTTGTCGATCCGATGCTGGCCACCGCCAATTCGGCGATCGCGGCGATCGATAAGTTGAAGGAACGCGGCGCCACCAACATCCGCTTTCTCTGCCTGCTGGCCGCACCGGAAGGCATCGAGCGCTTTACCACGGCGCATCCTGACGTTCCGGTCTTCACCGCCTCCATCGACCGCCAGCTCAACGAAAAGGGCTACATCATGCCAGGGCTCGGCGATGCCGGTGACCGGATGTACGGCACCAAGTAG
- a CDS encoding adenosine deaminase, with translation MPLKAELHCHIEGAAAPELVISQARKYGKDTSPYIQNGSFVWHDFTSFLAAYDFSADLFRTEEDYARLADHYLTSLARDGAIYSEVFTSPDHAKKAGLSPKAYTDALGEGMARAKAKTGIEGRMIVTGVRHVGVESIEQAARFAARCGNPLVTGFGVAGDERMGDFEDYVRAFEIAREAGLGITIHAGELMGWESVAAALDHIRPSRIGHGVRAIENPDLVRRIADEGIVLECCPGSNIALKVFDSFADHPFPALQAAGCKVTLNSDDPPYFWTSLKREYDIAAEHFAMNEKALANVTRTAIEAAFVDRKTRTALLAKLNGSAR, from the coding sequence ATGCCTTTGAAAGCAGAACTGCACTGCCACATCGAAGGGGCGGCGGCGCCCGAACTCGTCATCAGCCAGGCAAGGAAATACGGCAAGGACACCTCGCCTTATATTCAGAACGGCTCCTTTGTCTGGCACGATTTCACCTCCTTCCTCGCGGCTTACGATTTTTCCGCCGATCTGTTCCGCACCGAGGAGGATTATGCCCGGCTGGCCGACCACTATCTGACCAGCCTTGCCCGCGATGGCGCCATCTATTCCGAGGTCTTTACCTCACCGGATCATGCGAAAAAGGCCGGCCTGTCGCCCAAGGCCTACACCGATGCGCTTGGTGAAGGCATGGCCCGCGCCAAGGCCAAGACCGGCATCGAAGGCCGCATGATCGTCACCGGCGTACGCCATGTCGGCGTCGAGTCCATCGAGCAGGCGGCGCGCTTCGCGGCACGCTGCGGCAATCCGCTGGTGACCGGCTTCGGCGTCGCCGGCGACGAGCGGATGGGTGATTTCGAGGATTATGTGCGTGCCTTCGAGATCGCGCGTGAAGCTGGGCTCGGCATCACCATCCATGCTGGGGAGTTGATGGGCTGGGAAAGCGTGGCGGCAGCGCTAGACCACATCCGCCCTTCCCGCATCGGCCATGGCGTGCGCGCCATCGAGAATCCGGACCTTGTCAGGCGCATCGCCGACGAAGGGATCGTTCTCGAATGCTGCCCTGGCTCCAACATCGCGCTGAAAGTCTTCGACAGCTTTGCCGACCATCCGTTTCCGGCCTTGCAGGCGGCCGGCTGCAAGGTGACGCTCAATTCCGATGATCCGCCCTATTTCTGGACCTCGCTGAAGCGCGAATACGACATCGCCGCCGAGCATTTCGCCATGAACGAGAAGGCGCTGGCCAATGTCACCCGCACGGCCATCGAAGCCGCTTTCGTCGACAGGAAGACCAGGACCGCCCTTCTCGCCAAGCTGAACGGCAGCGCGCGCTGA
- the ubiE gene encoding bifunctional demethylmenaquinone methyltransferase/2-methoxy-6-polyprenyl-1,4-benzoquinol methylase UbiE, with translation MSVERTTAAGGMETSYGFKRVGAEDKQSLVNDVFHKVANRYDLMNDLMSAGLHRLWKDAMVTWLNPPKRPGWRVLDVAGGTGDIAFRIVEASHGHAHATVLDINGSMLAVGRDRAEKKGMSRNTDFVEANAEELPFADATFDAYTIAFGIRNVPRIDVALGEAFRVLKPGGRLLCLEFSEVEMPLLDKVYEAWSFKAIPAIGKAVTGDGEPYSYLVESIAKFPNQQNFASMITRAGFDRVSFRNYSGGIAALHSGWKL, from the coding sequence ATGTCAGTTGAGCGAACCACGGCCGCGGGCGGCATGGAAACCTCCTATGGTTTCAAGCGTGTAGGGGCTGAAGACAAGCAGTCCCTGGTCAACGATGTTTTCCACAAGGTTGCGAACCGCTACGACCTGATGAACGATCTGATGTCGGCCGGACTGCATCGGCTGTGGAAGGACGCCATGGTGACATGGCTCAATCCGCCAAAGAGACCGGGCTGGCGCGTGCTCGATGTGGCCGGCGGCACCGGCGACATCGCCTTCCGCATCGTCGAGGCCAGCCATGGCCATGCCCATGCCACGGTGCTCGACATCAACGGTTCGATGCTGGCCGTCGGCCGTGACCGCGCCGAGAAGAAGGGCATGTCGCGGAATACCGATTTCGTCGAGGCCAATGCCGAGGAACTGCCTTTCGCGGATGCCACATTCGACGCCTATACGATTGCTTTCGGCATTCGCAACGTGCCGCGCATCGATGTCGCGCTTGGTGAGGCGTTCCGCGTGCTGAAGCCCGGCGGCCGCCTGCTTTGCCTCGAATTCTCCGAAGTCGAAATGCCGCTGCTCGACAAGGTCTATGAGGCCTGGTCGTTCAAGGCCATTCCGGCGATAGGCAAGGCGGTGACCGGAGACGGCGAGCCCTATTCCTATCTGGTCGAATCGATCGCCAAGTTTCCTAACCAGCAGAATTTTGCTTCCATGATCACCCGCGCGGGCTTCGACCGCGTCTCGTTCCGCAATTATTCCGGCGGCATCGCGGCACTTCATTCGGGCTGGAAGCTTTGA
- the ubiB gene encoding 2-polyprenylphenol 6-hydroxylase, with product MSTVAAGFRLVRAGWVLVREGVVAALPGEELSGLPKFGWRLARLFTRRRALAYERSDRLAKAVVRLGPSYVKLGQFLATRPDVVGNDMALDLAMLQDKMHTFPKAEAVAAIEASLGRKIGDLYTQFGDPVAAASIAQVHAADTVRDGVTTKVAVKVIRPGVRRRFFQDLESYFLAARLQEKYIPSSRRLRPVEVTETLAQTTRIEMDLRLEAAALSELGENTRDDPGFRVPSVDWERTGRDVLTMEWVDGVKMNNIAGLEAAGHDLKAIATNLIQSFLRHTLRDGFFHADMHPGNLFVEANGTIVAVDLGIAGRLGKKERRFLAEILYGFITRDYLRVAEVHFEAGYVPRQHNVAAFAQAIRAIGEPIHGQPAETISMAKLLTLLFEVTELFDMAARPELILLQKTMVVVEGVARTLDPAFNMWKTAEPVVGGWIAGNLGPRGLMVDARDGAKALLALARQAPELAARTERLSREIDLMAEHGLRFDETTARAIGKAEARYSRSGRLALWVIALTLIYIAWKLV from the coding sequence ATGAGCACCGTTGCCGCTGGATTTCGGCTTGTACGGGCCGGCTGGGTGCTGGTCCGCGAGGGTGTCGTTGCCGCTTTGCCGGGCGAGGAATTGTCAGGCCTGCCGAAATTCGGCTGGCGGCTGGCGCGGCTTTTCACTCGCCGCCGCGCGCTGGCCTATGAGCGCAGCGACCGGCTGGCCAAGGCTGTGGTCCGGCTCGGCCCGTCCTATGTCAAGCTCGGTCAGTTCCTGGCGACCCGGCCCGACGTCGTCGGCAACGACATGGCGCTCGATCTCGCCATGTTGCAGGACAAGATGCACACCTTTCCGAAGGCCGAAGCGGTCGCGGCGATCGAAGCCTCGCTCGGACGCAAGATCGGTGATCTCTACACGCAGTTCGGCGATCCTGTCGCGGCGGCCTCCATTGCCCAGGTTCATGCCGCCGACACGGTTCGTGACGGGGTCACCACGAAAGTTGCGGTGAAGGTGATCCGGCCTGGCGTGCGCCGGCGCTTCTTCCAGGATCTCGAGAGCTATTTCCTCGCCGCCCGCCTGCAGGAAAAATACATCCCTTCGTCACGCCGGCTGCGGCCGGTGGAGGTGACCGAGACCCTGGCGCAGACCACCAGGATCGAAATGGATCTCAGGCTTGAGGCGGCAGCGCTCTCGGAACTCGGCGAGAACACCAGGGATGATCCGGGCTTTCGCGTGCCTTCCGTCGACTGGGAGCGTACGGGCCGCGACGTGCTGACCATGGAATGGGTCGACGGCGTCAAGATGAACAACATTGCCGGCCTCGAAGCCGCCGGTCACGATCTCAAAGCGATTGCCACCAACCTCATCCAGTCGTTTCTACGGCATACACTGCGCGATGGGTTCTTCCATGCCGACATGCATCCGGGAAACCTGTTCGTCGAAGCAAACGGCACCATTGTCGCTGTCGATCTTGGCATTGCCGGCAGGCTTGGCAAGAAGGAGCGCCGGTTCCTTGCCGAGATCCTCTACGGCTTCATCACGCGCGACTATCTGCGTGTCGCGGAAGTGCATTTCGAGGCTGGCTACGTGCCGCGCCAGCACAATGTCGCGGCCTTCGCGCAGGCGATCCGGGCGATTGGCGAGCCGATCCATGGCCAGCCGGCCGAGACGATTTCCATGGCCAAGCTTTTGACGCTGCTGTTCGAGGTGACCGAACTGTTCGACATGGCGGCGCGGCCCGAATTGATCCTGTTGCAGAAAACCATGGTCGTGGTCGAAGGCGTGGCGCGCACGCTCGATCCTGCCTTCAACATGTGGAAGACCGCCGAACCGGTGGTGGGCGGCTGGATTGCCGGCAACCTTGGTCCGCGTGGCCTGATGGTCGATGCGCGCGATGGCGCCAAGGCGCTGTTGGCCTTGGCCCGTCAGGCGCCGGAGCTCGCGGCCCGCACCGAGCGGTTATCGCGTGAGATCGACCTGATGGCCGAACACGGCCTGCGCTTCGACGAGACCACGGCGCGTGCCATCGGCAAGGCCGAGGCGCGTTACAGCCGCTCCGGGCGGCTGGCGCTTTGGGTGATCGCGCTGACGTTGATCTATATCGCCTGGAAGCTGGTCTGA
- a CDS encoding plasmid stabilization protein, which yields MARITVRNLEDSVMQQLRERGAARGVSMEQEARDILAASVGLPTTKGFDHRGMTFRKTAAQSSAGVQE from the coding sequence ATGGCCAGGATTACAGTCCGCAATCTGGAAGATAGTGTCATGCAGCAGCTGCGTGAACGCGGCGCGGCGCGCGGCGTTTCCATGGAGCAGGAAGCGCGGGACATACTGGCGGCATCGGTTGGACTTCCGACCACGAAGGGCTTCGACCACCGAGGCATGACATTCAGGAAGACTGCGGCTCAATCGAGCGCAGGGGTGCAAGAGTAG
- a CDS encoding type II toxin-antitoxin system VapC family toxin translates to MAILKQEPDAPAIAQRLAGNQRILMSAATMMECGTVVGGRFGVAGTAALTGLLTRLKVTIVAFSAEHAQAGIEAYALYGRGNGHPAKLNMGDCFAYALAKTQNMPLLFKGNDFIHTDIEPALKPA, encoded by the coding sequence TTGGCTATCCTGAAGCAGGAACCTGATGCACCGGCAATTGCCCAGCGCCTTGCGGGAAATCAACGGATATTGATGAGCGCCGCAACCATGATGGAATGCGGCACGGTTGTCGGCGGTCGTTTTGGCGTGGCAGGCACGGCCGCGCTGACGGGCCTTCTGACAAGGCTGAAAGTCACGATTGTCGCTTTCTCGGCCGAGCACGCGCAGGCTGGAATAGAGGCCTATGCGCTCTATGGCCGGGGCAATGGCCATCCGGCAAAACTCAACATGGGGGATTGTTTCGCCTATGCCTTGGCCAAGACCCAAAACATGCCGCTGCTTTTCAAGGGCAATGATTTCATCCATACCGATATCGAACCGGCTCTGAAGCCGGCATGA
- the coaBC gene encoding bifunctional phosphopantothenoylcysteine decarboxylase/phosphopantothenate--cysteine ligase CoaBC codes for MTLSGKRILLIIGGGIAAYKALDLIRRLRERGAAVRVVMTSAAQEFVTTLSVGALSADHVFTDLFDRQDEHDVGHIRLSREADLLVVAPATADLMAKLANGHANDLASTVLIATNKPVLMAPAMNPRMWAHPATRRNRATLQKDGIAFVGPAKGEMAESNEAGEGRMAEPLEIVAAIETLLDVSPKPLSGRKIIVTSGPTHEPIDPVRYIANRSSGKQGHAIAAALARLGADVRLVSGPVNIADPVGVKTIHVERAEEMRDAVEQLLPADAALFVAAVADWRTQNSAGEKIKKVAGEGPPALQMVENPDILAGIGHHRQRPSLVVGFAAETQDLVANAEAKLKKKGADFIVANDVSHESGIGPSGVMGGDRNRVRIVSKAGIEEWPEMSKDEVAARLAALIADRLKTVVV; via the coding sequence ATGACCCTTTCCGGCAAGCGCATCCTGCTCATCATTGGCGGTGGCATCGCCGCCTACAAGGCGCTCGACCTGATCCGCCGGTTGCGCGAGCGCGGCGCGGCGGTGCGTGTCGTCATGACATCGGCCGCGCAGGAGTTTGTCACCACGCTGTCGGTCGGGGCGCTATCCGCCGACCACGTCTTCACCGACCTGTTCGATCGTCAGGACGAGCATGATGTCGGCCATATCAGGCTGTCGCGCGAAGCCGACCTGCTGGTGGTGGCGCCAGCGACGGCGGACCTGATGGCCAAGCTCGCCAATGGCCATGCCAATGATCTCGCCTCCACGGTGCTTATTGCCACGAACAAGCCCGTCTTGATGGCACCGGCGATGAACCCCAGGATGTGGGCCCATCCAGCGACGCGCCGCAACCGTGCGACACTGCAGAAGGACGGAATTGCCTTTGTCGGCCCGGCCAAAGGTGAGATGGCCGAGAGCAACGAAGCCGGCGAAGGCCGCATGGCCGAACCGCTGGAGATCGTCGCCGCCATCGAGACGCTGCTCGATGTCAGCCCGAAGCCGTTGTCGGGCCGCAAGATCATCGTCACGTCCGGCCCCACGCATGAGCCGATCGATCCGGTGCGCTATATCGCCAACCGTTCGTCGGGCAAGCAGGGCCATGCCATCGCGGCGGCCCTGGCAAGGCTTGGCGCCGATGTGCGGCTTGTATCGGGGCCAGTGAACATCGCCGATCCGGTTGGCGTGAAAACCATCCATGTCGAACGCGCCGAAGAGATGCGCGATGCGGTGGAACAGCTTCTGCCGGCTGACGCGGCCTTGTTCGTGGCCGCCGTCGCTGACTGGCGCACCCAGAATTCGGCGGGTGAGAAGATCAAGAAGGTGGCCGGCGAGGGGCCGCCGGCGCTGCAAATGGTCGAAAATCCCGACATTCTCGCGGGCATCGGCCATCACAGGCAGCGTCCGTCGCTGGTGGTCGGCTTCGCCGCCGAAACACAGGATCTGGTCGCCAATGCCGAGGCCAAGCTGAAGAAGAAAGGCGCTGATTTCATCGTTGCCAACGATGTCTCGCACGAGAGCGGCATTGGCCCTTCGGGCGTGATGGGCGGCGACCGCAACCGGGTCCGTATCGTCTCGAAAGCCGGCATCGAGGAATGGCCGGAGATGAGCAAGGACGAAGTGGCTGCTCGGCTCGCCGCCCTGATCGCGGATCGGCTGAAGACGGTGGTCGTCTAG
- a CDS encoding DUF6894 family protein, whose protein sequence is MPRYYLDLYNGDGLTVDDEGQVFETRERLRREAIRILPDIVRDEMLEGDRTAITVKVRDEDGHRIFEASLVISSGWCD, encoded by the coding sequence ATGCCTCGATACTATCTTGACCTTTACAACGGCGACGGCCTGACGGTGGACGATGAAGGCCAGGTTTTCGAAACACGCGAACGCCTGCGGCGAGAAGCAATCCGCATATTGCCTGATATCGTTCGAGACGAGATGCTGGAAGGCGATCGAACGGCCATCACGGTCAAGGTCCGCGACGAGGACGGACACCGCATCTTCGAGGCATCGCTGGTCATCTCCTCGGGCTGGTGCGACTGA
- a CDS encoding Crp/Fnr family transcriptional regulator, translated as MLEPLYLNLGQHDALSDAEKALLAGAMTFERHFSIGQDIVASGSRPTYSTLILDGLAARYKVLENGGRQFTSLQVPGDFVDLHAFLLKTMDHGIVALSPCHVIFSDHSRLRAITEEAPHLTRLLWLDTLVDGAIHREWIVAMGRRSKTSHLAHLVCELFVRLQVVKRTNGMSFHLPLSQAEMADVLGLSVVHMNRVIGALRKFGVVSWANHTVTILDWHRLQEIAEFDPTYLSMMREPR; from the coding sequence GTGCTTGAACCCCTTTATCTGAATCTTGGCCAGCATGATGCGCTTTCCGATGCGGAGAAGGCGTTGCTCGCCGGTGCGATGACGTTCGAGAGGCATTTCTCGATCGGCCAGGACATCGTGGCCTCCGGGTCGCGCCCGACCTACAGCACCCTTATCCTCGATGGCCTGGCAGCGCGCTACAAGGTGCTGGAGAATGGCGGCCGGCAGTTTACGTCATTGCAGGTGCCGGGTGACTTCGTCGACCTTCATGCATTCCTTCTGAAGACCATGGACCACGGCATTGTTGCCCTGTCTCCCTGCCATGTGATCTTTTCCGATCACAGCCGGCTTCGTGCGATTACAGAAGAGGCGCCGCATCTGACGCGCCTGTTGTGGCTGGACACATTGGTCGATGGCGCGATCCACCGCGAATGGATCGTCGCCATGGGGCGACGCTCCAAAACCTCGCATCTTGCCCATCTTGTGTGCGAGCTTTTCGTGCGGCTGCAGGTCGTCAAACGCACCAACGGGATGAGTTTTCATTTGCCGCTCTCGCAAGCGGAAATGGCCGATGTGCTGGGCCTGTCCGTTGTGCACATGAATCGCGTCATTGGCGCTCTGCGCAAGTTTGGCGTCGTCAGCTGGGCAAACCACACGGTGACCATTCTCGATTGGCACCGGCTGCAGGAAATCGCCGAGTTCGACCCAACTTATCTCAGCATGATGCGCGAGCCGCGCTAG
- a CDS encoding MFS transporter, translating into MTDISTNKVDWRALWATGDLARFCFVSLGILLHATNETMVATVMPAMVGELAGVQLVGWSLAIYELGAIVAGAAAGRLVSYVALRSNMMAAALLYGVGALVCATAPSMELFLAGRLIEGLGGGALVSLAYVSVERLFPRSIWPQLFGIMSAIWGVAAFSGPMLGAILTELLSWRWAFGIFTLGGAVMALASFIVLNTPEATRPKATSGKAPPFPFAALGCLAISVVLIASAGVDIALLRSSLLMVVGLIGLFLFFRIDALKPLSRLFPSRLFSWRSPVGAGMTMVAAFSVATCSFGVYGPLLLTSLHGIPILTTGYIIAAESIAWSILSILVANAPPQRERLIIVAGAMMITAGIAGFAYTVPLGSIPLILLCALLQGGGFGIAWPFLTRVIVASAPNSEQTIASAAVPTMQRIGYAVGAALAGIIANASGFSEGLNREAAANVASLLFLAFVPLGVVGCLAALRMSARANRPMPAASHL; encoded by the coding sequence GTGACCGACATCAGCACAAACAAGGTCGACTGGCGCGCTTTGTGGGCGACCGGCGATCTGGCGCGATTCTGCTTCGTCAGCCTTGGCATCCTGTTGCACGCCACCAATGAGACAATGGTGGCAACGGTAATGCCGGCCATGGTCGGCGAGCTGGCCGGCGTGCAGCTGGTCGGCTGGTCGCTGGCGATCTACGAACTCGGCGCCATCGTTGCCGGTGCCGCGGCCGGCCGGCTGGTGAGCTATGTAGCACTTCGTTCCAACATGATGGCCGCTGCCCTGCTCTACGGTGTCGGCGCGCTCGTCTGCGCCACCGCGCCCTCGATGGAACTGTTCCTTGCCGGACGGTTGATCGAGGGCCTGGGCGGCGGCGCGCTGGTATCGCTGGCTTATGTCTCGGTCGAGCGGCTCTTTCCGCGCTCCATCTGGCCGCAGCTCTTCGGCATCATGTCGGCTATCTGGGGCGTCGCCGCCTTCAGCGGTCCTATGCTCGGCGCGATCCTGACCGAGCTCCTGTCGTGGCGCTGGGCCTTCGGCATCTTCACGCTTGGCGGTGCGGTCATGGCGCTGGCGAGCTTCATCGTGCTCAACACGCCGGAAGCAACCAGGCCCAAGGCAACTTCGGGCAAAGCCCCGCCCTTCCCCTTCGCGGCACTCGGTTGTCTCGCCATAAGCGTTGTCCTGATCGCCTCGGCCGGGGTCGACATCGCGTTGCTGCGCTCGTCCCTGCTGATGGTCGTCGGCCTGATCGGACTTTTTCTGTTCTTCCGCATCGACGCGCTGAAGCCGTTGTCCCGGCTTTTCCCCTCGCGGCTTTTCTCGTGGCGCTCGCCTGTCGGCGCCGGCATGACCATGGTCGCGGCCTTTTCGGTGGCGACCTGCTCGTTCGGCGTCTACGGCCCACTGCTTCTGACCAGCCTGCACGGCATTCCGATCCTGACGACCGGCTACATCATTGCAGCGGAATCCATCGCCTGGTCGATCCTGTCGATCCTTGTCGCCAACGCGCCGCCGCAACGCGAACGGCTGATCATCGTCGCCGGCGCGATGATGATCACGGCGGGCATAGCCGGCTTTGCCTACACGGTGCCGCTGGGGTCGATTCCATTGATCCTGCTCTGCGCCCTGCTGCAGGGCGGCGGCTTCGGCATCGCCTGGCCGTTCCTCACGCGCGTCATCGTGGCCTCCGCCCCCAACAGCGAACAGACGATCGCCTCCGCCGCGGTGCCGACCATGCAACGTATCGGCTACGCGGTGGGCGCGGCGCTGGCAGGGATCATCGCCAACGCCAGCGGCTTTTCGGAAGGTCTCAACCGCGAGGCGGCCGCCAATGTCGCGTCCTTGCTGTTCCTCGCCTTCGTGCCGCTCGGCGTTGTCGGATGCCTGGCGGCACTTCGCATGTCCGCCAGAGCGAACCGACCGATGCCGGCGGCCAGCCACCTCTAG
- a CDS encoding DUF992 domain-containing protein gives MPKTLVAIAALAATLAGPASAQDRGIELGTLDCAIGGGTGYIFGSSKDLSCTFTPADKTFTPEAYFGVVNKYGLDIGTTKQTVMQWLVLTPLKNIYAPGALAGDYIGASAEVTAAVGAGANLLVGGSSQAFTLQPLSLQTQTGINIAIGVSQFQLRSTEN, from the coding sequence ATGCCAAAGACGCTTGTCGCCATCGCCGCCCTCGCGGCCACTCTCGCCGGCCCGGCGAGCGCGCAGGACCGAGGCATTGAACTCGGCACGCTGGATTGTGCGATAGGCGGCGGCACCGGTTACATTTTCGGCTCGAGCAAGGATCTGAGCTGCACCTTCACCCCTGCTGACAAGACCTTTACGCCGGAAGCCTATTTCGGTGTCGTCAACAAATACGGACTCGACATCGGCACCACCAAGCAGACGGTGATGCAGTGGCTGGTGCTGACGCCGCTGAAAAACATCTATGCGCCGGGTGCGTTGGCTGGCGACTATATCGGCGCCAGCGCCGAGGTCACGGCAGCGGTTGGCGCCGGCGCCAACCTGTTGGTCGGCGGCTCGTCCCAGGCCTTCACGTTGCAGCCGCTCAGCCTGCAGACGCAAACCGGCATCAACATCGCGATCGGCGTCAGCCAGTTCCAGTTGCGTAGCACCGAGAACTGA
- a CDS encoding DUF992 domain-containing protein, whose translation MIKKLICAAALATTVFAAPASAGKLELGVLDCTIDGGTSFVIGSNKGVACTFRPHHGGPSEAYTGVISKLGIDLGQTHQGQLVWSVLAATRSRESGDLAGHYYGVNAEASVVTGGGANLLVGGLDSAFSLQPLSAQAQTGVNLAVAVTSLELIHSYK comes from the coding sequence ATGATCAAGAAACTCATCTGCGCCGCCGCGCTAGCCACGACCGTGTTTGCCGCCCCGGCCAGTGCCGGCAAGCTGGAGCTCGGCGTGCTCGACTGCACCATCGACGGCGGCACTTCCTTTGTCATCGGTTCCAACAAGGGCGTGGCTTGCACCTTCCGCCCGCATCATGGTGGCCCTTCGGAAGCCTACACCGGTGTGATCTCCAAGCTGGGCATCGATCTCGGCCAGACGCATCAGGGCCAGTTGGTATGGTCTGTCCTGGCAGCGACGCGCAGCCGCGAGTCCGGCGATCTTGCCGGCCATTATTATGGCGTGAACGCCGAAGCCAGCGTCGTCACCGGTGGCGGCGCCAATCTTCTGGTCGGTGGCCTGGACAGCGCTTTCTCGCTGCAGCCGCTGAGCGCACAGGCGCAGACGGGCGTCAACCTGGCGGTCGCGGTCACCTCGCTTGAGCTGATTCACTCCTACAAATAA
- a CDS encoding tetratricopeptide repeat protein, with the protein MNAITVERRATWRGFALTAALLSGLALAGCQTAGPTGEFNNIDKAQGSSENISSLSAVIQRNPQDPEGYNVRGSAYGRGGQYQAALKDFNTAIQLNPNFYQAYSNRALIQRFLGNQPAALDDYNHSIQINGSYDAAYIGRGNLYRKAGRTQEAFNDFQKAIQLDTTDARAYHNRGLIYQSQGQHKFAIEDFSTAISLAPDAAEPYNGRGLSYLAQNDEDNAFADFNMAIKLDGKSAEAWANQALVYERRGDKAKAAKSYREAVHLDPSYQPAKDGLSRTSGAAAG; encoded by the coding sequence ATGAACGCAATCACCGTGGAGCGCCGAGCCACTTGGCGCGGTTTCGCCCTGACGGCAGCCCTGCTTTCCGGGTTGGCACTCGCAGGCTGCCAGACGGCTGGCCCAACCGGCGAGTTCAACAACATCGACAAGGCACAGGGGTCGAGCGAGAACATCTCCTCGCTGTCGGCGGTGATCCAGCGCAATCCCCAAGATCCTGAAGGCTACAATGTGCGCGGCTCGGCCTATGGCCGTGGCGGCCAGTACCAGGCGGCATTGAAGGACTTCAACACCGCGATCCAGTTGAACCCGAATTTCTACCAGGCCTATTCGAACCGGGCTCTCATCCAGCGTTTCCTCGGCAATCAGCCGGCGGCCTTGGACGACTATAACCACTCGATCCAGATCAACGGCAGTTATGACGCCGCCTATATCGGCCGCGGCAATCTCTATCGCAAGGCCGGTCGCACCCAGGAAGCCTTCAACGATTTCCAGAAGGCGATCCAGCTCGACACCACTGATGCGCGCGCCTACCACAATCGCGGCCTGATCTATCAAAGCCAGGGCCAGCACAAATTCGCCATCGAGGATTTCTCGACCGCCATCTCGCTGGCGCCGGACGCTGCCGAGCCTTACAACGGCCGGGGTCTCTCCTATCTGGCACAGAACGACGAGGACAACGCCTTCGCCGACTTCAACATGGCGATCAAGCTGGATGGCAAGAGCGCTGAAGCGTGGGCCAACCAGGCTCTCGTCTATGAAAGACGCGGCGACAAGGCCAAGGCGGCGAAATCCTATCGCGAAGCCGTCCACCTTGATCCGAGCTACCAGCCGGCCAAGGATGGCCTGTCACGCACGTCGGGCGCCGCGGCCGGCTAG